From one Bacteroides intestinalis DSM 17393 genomic stretch:
- a CDS encoding AAA family ATPase: protein MVIQFTIGNFLSFKEQSILSLAASALKEVQVPAEDIIFSVGTAGLSLMKSAVVYGANASGKSNFIKAFEFFKWYVINSSKDIQAGERVNIESFRLNSLTAGEPSYFEAIFCDEDNQYRYGFEADNSLVHSEWLYQKVNKKRAKEVELFYREKDSFDIHTKFVVGKELAGKRMVRANALLLSVAAQFNDPTAVEIMKWLNDTTIISGSNDEKIWNTATIQLDDIKMKQRIVEFSRYADLGIENIEKIDNTIVSTHTQYDDEGNEVKAVTFPFRKNESEGTIKYFSLAYPIIDALDNGKRLIIDEFDSKMHPLLTCRIIALFNSKETNPKNAQLIFTTHDTNLLSANIFRRDQIWFTQKDRYGATELYSLAEYKVRNDASFEKDYLSGKYGAIPIVGDLTRLFNTQEK from the coding sequence ATGGTTATTCAATTTACAATAGGAAATTTTCTATCTTTCAAAGAACAATCTATATTGTCATTAGCGGCATCGGCTTTGAAAGAAGTACAGGTTCCGGCTGAAGATATAATCTTTAGTGTAGGGACTGCCGGATTATCGTTAATGAAGAGTGCGGTGGTTTATGGTGCCAATGCATCCGGTAAATCCAATTTCATTAAGGCTTTTGAGTTTTTTAAGTGGTATGTGATAAATTCGTCGAAAGATATTCAGGCAGGGGAACGTGTTAATATAGAAAGTTTCCGGTTAAACTCGCTTACTGCGGGTGAACCAAGTTATTTTGAAGCCATATTCTGTGATGAAGATAATCAATATCGTTATGGATTTGAAGCTGATAATTCTTTGGTACATTCGGAATGGCTCTATCAAAAAGTTAATAAAAAGAGGGCTAAGGAGGTGGAACTATTCTACCGGGAAAAAGATAGCTTCGATATTCATACCAAGTTTGTCGTTGGTAAAGAGCTTGCAGGTAAACGAATGGTGAGAGCGAATGCATTATTGCTTTCTGTTGCGGCACAATTTAATGATCCGACAGCAGTGGAGATAATGAAATGGTTGAACGATACCACTATTATTTCTGGTTCTAATGATGAGAAGATATGGAATACCGCCACTATCCAACTGGATGACATCAAAATGAAACAGAGAATTGTAGAGTTTTCACGCTATGCTGATTTAGGTATTGAGAATATTGAAAAAATTGATAATACTATTGTCAGTACGCATACGCAGTACGATGATGAAGGTAATGAAGTCAAAGCTGTTACTTTCCCATTCAGGAAAAATGAATCGGAAGGTACAATAAAGTATTTTTCTTTAGCATATCCTATTATTGATGCTTTGGATAATGGAAAGCGTCTGATTATAGATGAATTTGATTCTAAGATGCATCCACTTCTTACGTGTAGAATTATTGCCTTGTTTAATTCAAAAGAAACAAATCCGAAAAATGCTCAATTGATTTTCACTACTCACGATACTAATTTGTTGAGTGCTAATATATTCCGACGGGATCAGATTTGGTTCACACAAAAAGACCGTTATGGGGCAACCGAACTTTATTCATTAGCAGAGTATAAAGTTCGTAATGATGCTTCGTTTGAAAAAGATTACTTATCCGGAAAGTACGGAGCTATTCCAATTGTCGGAGATTTAACCCGTTTGTTTAATACGCAAGAAAAATAA
- a CDS encoding helix-turn-helix domain-containing protein has translation MIPLDKETFEAYMERLLEQVERVVGALDKKDKKPQNYLNGERLYDNQEVCLLLNISKRTLQRYRDNGLKYHTILHKTYYREKDLHEFIRRYFDGENVGKGKTKECKEDERTEDGMLSDGENEVTEDI, from the coding sequence ATGATACCATTGGATAAAGAAACATTCGAGGCGTATATGGAACGGTTGCTCGAACAAGTGGAAAGAGTTGTAGGTGCACTGGACAAGAAGGACAAGAAGCCGCAAAATTACCTGAACGGGGAACGGCTGTACGATAACCAGGAGGTTTGCCTGCTGCTGAACATCAGCAAACGGACACTGCAACGGTATAGGGATAATGGGTTGAAGTATCATACGATCCTGCATAAGACGTATTATAGGGAGAAGGACTTGCACGAGTTTATACGGAGGTATTTCGATGGGGAGAATGTAGGGAAAGGCAAAACGAAAGAATGTAAGGAAGATGAACGTACAGAGGATGGTATGTTGTCCGATGGTGAGAACGAAGTAACAGAAGATATTTAG
- the istB gene encoding IS21-like element helper ATPase IstB: protein METNNLTAPIAVEKDRNTLTIELMNRMKLHGMAAAFTESLTSTMAETMTIDSFLHMLLAREWDYRANAAIQRLIRGAAFRYKACLEQIDYAIPRGLDRNQMERLASLEFIRKGQNLFITGSSGTGKSFLATAMGYEACKKGIRTYYANAPKLMGTLKVAKVKGTLESELKRIERSTLLILDDLFLVNLDAKERPILLDIIEDRHGRKSIIITSQLPTDNWYDAIGDPTVADAIMDRIIHTAHRIELTGESVRKMAAYRGK from the coding sequence ATGGAAACAAATAATCTTACCGCACCGATAGCTGTCGAAAAAGACCGCAACACGTTGACAATCGAACTGATGAACCGTATGAAGCTGCACGGCATGGCCGCCGCCTTCACTGAAAGCCTGACCTCCACTATGGCAGAAACAATGACAATCGACTCTTTCCTGCACATGTTACTTGCCAGGGAATGGGACTACCGTGCCAATGCAGCCATCCAACGCCTTATACGCGGGGCGGCGTTCCGCTACAAGGCCTGCCTCGAGCAGATAGACTATGCAATCCCGCGTGGCCTTGACCGCAATCAGATGGAGCGGCTTGCATCGCTGGAGTTCATCCGCAAGGGACAGAACCTCTTCATCACAGGGTCATCCGGTACCGGGAAGAGCTTCCTTGCCACAGCAATGGGGTATGAAGCCTGCAAGAAGGGCATACGGACATATTATGCGAATGCTCCGAAACTTATGGGTACGCTTAAGGTGGCAAAAGTAAAAGGCACACTGGAATCGGAACTCAAGAGAATCGAACGGAGCACGCTGCTCATATTGGATGACCTCTTCCTTGTGAACCTTGATGCCAAGGAACGCCCCATCCTGCTCGATATAATAGAGGACCGACATGGGCGCAAGTCCATCATCATCACCTCGCAACTGCCAACGGACAATTGGTATGATGCAATCGGAGACCCTACAGTAGCAGATGCCATTATGGATCGTATTATACATACGGCGCACCGGATTGAGCTGACAGGAGAAAGTGTCCGTAAAATGGCTGCATACAGAGGGAAATAA
- a CDS encoding TonB-dependent receptor gives MKKHLIHFLLVAVLSVFSAAAFAQTTVRGQLVDSETGEPLVGAAVMVEGTSQGTVTDIDGYFKQSVAQGGTLVFKYVGFKDLKKKITQKGASVDLGTIKMEPDAVMLADVTITSSIAVARKTPVAVSTIDPVFIEEKLGTQEFPEILKSTPGIYATKDGGGFGDSKINIRGFKSENSAMMVNGVPMNGMENNKVYWSNWSGLSDVTRSIQVQRGLGAAKVASPAVGGSINIITKTTEAKKGGSVSYAMGNDGYNKILFNLSSGLSKDGWAFSLLGAKTWGDGYIQGTEFEGYTWFVSIAKRFNDNHQLSLTAFGAPQWHNQRSNQNGLSIKEWQRVKQYMGEDSPYKYNSTFGYRHGQSYNSSRNSYHKPQISLNHLWQIDQKSSLSTALYVSIGRGDGYRGTGDSTYANSWYGSTNGLVNTQFRRPDGTFDYDAVETMNAESTNGSKMVMSKMMNNHLWYGLLSTYTTKFGENFDFYGGIDFRYYKGLHQDILTDLFGGTYFIDSYNRKNVTAENNPAVGGNSAYINQKLNVGDVLRRDYDGFVMYEGVFAQLEYNQDKLSAFISGGASNTGYWRYDRMYYSKDKAKSSTKNYLGGNIKGGANYNLTENHNVFVNAGYINRAPMFDTSFINSQTSHDRNPDAKNEKIMSFELGYGYRSRFFTANLNGYYTRWMDKALYDSGTTADGLRWAMNMTGANADHWGVEFDFVAKPLNWLDITGMFSWGDWRWGGVASGYLFDSQGQMLQNTRGDVVTDMANAEQYQYKIDMDNVSVGGSAQTTAALGLGVRPMKGLRLGVDWNFFSRNFADYDINANVATQNEPYVIGSPWKIPSYSTFDLSAGYTFDFGKIRATLSGNVNNVLDQEYIADARDGSTHDWESATRVLYGFGRTYSVRLKFNF, from the coding sequence ATGAAAAAACATCTAATTCATTTCCTGTTAGTGGCTGTGCTGTCTGTATTCAGTGCTGCGGCATTTGCCCAGACTACAGTGAGGGGGCAGCTTGTTGACTCGGAAACAGGCGAGCCGTTAGTGGGCGCTGCTGTTATGGTAGAAGGCACTTCACAAGGAACTGTGACTGACATTGATGGTTATTTTAAGCAAAGTGTTGCTCAAGGTGGGACATTGGTGTTCAAGTATGTAGGTTTCAAAGACCTCAAGAAGAAAATAACACAGAAGGGTGCTTCTGTTGATTTGGGTACTATCAAGATGGAACCGGATGCTGTGATGCTGGCGGACGTTACGATTACTTCGTCTATAGCAGTTGCCCGTAAAACTCCAGTAGCCGTATCTACTATTGATCCGGTTTTTATAGAAGAAAAATTAGGTACACAGGAATTTCCTGAAATCTTGAAATCTACTCCGGGTATATATGCTACTAAAGACGGTGGTGGCTTTGGGGATAGTAAGATTAATATTCGTGGTTTCAAGAGTGAAAACTCTGCTATGATGGTTAATGGTGTGCCCATGAACGGTATGGAGAATAACAAGGTATATTGGTCAAACTGGTCAGGTTTGTCCGATGTTACCCGGAGCATTCAGGTACAACGTGGTTTGGGTGCTGCCAAGGTTGCTTCTCCGGCAGTAGGTGGTTCTATTAATATTATTACTAAAACTACCGAAGCTAAGAAGGGTGGTTCTGTTTCCTACGCTATGGGTAATGATGGTTATAACAAAATTCTGTTTAATCTTTCTTCCGGTTTGTCTAAAGACGGGTGGGCATTCTCCTTGCTGGGAGCCAAGACTTGGGGTGACGGATATATACAAGGTACAGAGTTTGAAGGATATACTTGGTTCGTTAGTATTGCTAAACGCTTTAATGACAACCACCAGTTGTCTTTGACCGCTTTTGGTGCTCCTCAGTGGCATAACCAGCGCAGCAATCAGAATGGTTTATCCATTAAAGAATGGCAGCGTGTAAAACAGTATATGGGCGAAGATAGTCCTTATAAGTATAACTCTACTTTTGGCTATCGCCACGGACAGTCTTATAACTCTTCTAGAAACTCTTATCACAAACCACAGATTTCTTTGAATCACTTGTGGCAGATTGACCAGAAATCAAGTTTAAGTACTGCTCTTTATGTATCTATCGGTCGTGGCGACGGCTATAGAGGTACGGGTGACAGCACCTATGCTAACTCATGGTATGGTTCTACAAACGGTTTGGTAAATACGCAATTCCGTCGTCCGGATGGAACTTTTGACTATGATGCTGTTGAAACAATGAATGCCGAAAGTACTAACGGTTCCAAAATGGTAATGAGTAAGATGATGAACAACCATCTCTGGTATGGCTTACTCTCTACATATACTACAAAATTCGGTGAAAATTTTGATTTCTATGGAGGTATTGATTTTCGTTATTACAAAGGCTTGCACCAGGATATTCTGACAGACCTTTTTGGCGGTACTTATTTTATTGATTCTTACAATAGAAAGAATGTTACGGCAGAAAATAATCCGGCCGTGGGTGGCAACTCTGCTTATATAAATCAGAAATTGAATGTGGGCGATGTGTTGCGTCGTGATTATGATGGCTTCGTTATGTATGAAGGTGTATTTGCACAGTTGGAATACAATCAGGATAAGTTGAGTGCCTTTATTTCCGGTGGTGCTTCAAATACCGGCTATTGGCGTTATGACCGCATGTATTATAGTAAAGATAAGGCTAAGTCTTCAACCAAGAATTATCTGGGTGGAAACATCAAGGGAGGTGCTAACTATAACTTGACCGAAAATCATAATGTTTTCGTGAATGCAGGTTACATTAACCGTGCGCCGATGTTTGATACTTCTTTCATCAATTCACAGACTTCACATGACCGTAACCCGGATGCCAAGAACGAAAAAATTATGTCGTTCGAGTTAGGATATGGTTACCGCAGCCGTTTTTTCACTGCTAATTTGAATGGTTACTATACTCGTTGGATGGATAAAGCCCTTTACGATAGTGGTACGACAGCCGACGGTTTGCGTTGGGCGATGAACATGACCGGTGCTAATGCTGACCACTGGGGTGTGGAATTTGATTTTGTAGCCAAACCTTTGAATTGGTTGGATATTACGGGTATGTTTTCTTGGGGCGACTGGCGTTGGGGCGGTGTAGCTTCCGGATACCTGTTTGACTCACAAGGTCAAATGTTGCAAAATACTCGTGGTGATGTAGTGACTGATATGGCAAATGCAGAACAGTATCAATATAAGATTGATATGGATAATGTTTCTGTGGGTGGTTCGGCACAGACTACAGCTGCTTTAGGCTTAGGTGTACGTCCGATGAAAGGTCTGCGTTTGGGAGTAGACTGGAACTTCTTCTCACGTAACTTTGCCGATTATGATATCAATGCCAACGTTGCAACGCAAAATGAGCCTTATGTAATTGGTAGTCCTTGGAAGATTCCATCCTATAGCACATTCGATTTAAGTGCAGGCTATACATTTGATTTTGGAAAAATACGTGCTACTCTGAGTGGAAATGTAAACAATGTCCTCGATCAGGAATACATTGCAGATGCTCGTGATGGTAGTACCCACGATTGGGAGAGTGCTACGCGTGTACTTTATGGTTTCGGTCGTACCTATTCTGTAAGATTGAAGTTCAATTTCTAA
- the ettA gene encoding energy-dependent translational throttle protein EttA has product MATVDDKKIIFSMVGLNKTIQQNNKQVLKNIYLSFFYGAKIGIIGLNGSGKSTLLKIIAGLDKSYQGEVVFSPGYSVGYLAQEPYLDPTKTVKEIVMEGVQPIVDALTEYEEINQKFGLPEYYEDADKMDKLFARQGELQDIIDATDAWNLDSKLERAMDALRCPPEDASVEHLSGGERRRVALCRLLLQKPDVLLLDEPTNHLDAESIDWLEQHLQQYEGTVIAVTHDRYFLDHVAGWILELDRGEGIPWKGNYSSWLEQKTKRMEMEEKTASKRRKTLERELDWVRMAPKARQAKGKARLNSYDKLMNEDIKEKEEKLEIFIPNGPRLGNKVIEAKHVAKAYGDKLLFDDLNFMLPPNGIVGVIGPNGAGKTTLFRLIMGLETVDKGEFEVGETVKVAYVDQQHSDIDPNKSVYQIISGGTELIRMGGRDINARAYLSRFNFSGGDQEKLCGVLSGGERNRLHLAMALKEEGNVLLLDEPTNDIDVNTLRALEEGLEDFAGCAVIISHDRWFLDRICTHILAFEGDSNVFYFEGSYSEYEENKQKRLGKEEPTRVRYRKLMND; this is encoded by the coding sequence ATGGCAACAGTTGACGATAAAAAGATTATCTTTTCTATGGTAGGGCTGAACAAGACCATTCAGCAGAACAATAAACAGGTGTTGAAGAACATCTATCTTTCGTTCTTCTATGGCGCAAAGATCGGTATCATCGGTTTGAATGGTTCCGGTAAATCTACCTTGCTGAAGATTATCGCCGGGTTGGACAAGTCTTATCAGGGCGAAGTGGTATTTTCACCGGGTTACTCAGTAGGCTATCTGGCTCAGGAGCCTTATCTGGATCCTACAAAAACTGTAAAAGAGATTGTAATGGAAGGTGTGCAGCCCATTGTAGATGCATTGACTGAGTATGAAGAGATCAATCAGAAGTTTGGTTTGCCTGAATACTACGAGGATGCTGATAAGATGGACAAGCTATTTGCACGTCAGGGAGAGTTGCAGGATATTATCGATGCAACTGATGCCTGGAATCTGGATAGTAAATTAGAGCGTGCTATGGATGCCCTTCGTTGCCCGCCCGAAGATGCAAGCGTGGAACATCTTTCTGGAGGTGAACGCCGTCGTGTGGCACTCTGTCGCCTGCTGTTGCAGAAGCCTGACGTACTGTTGCTGGATGAGCCTACCAACCACCTTGATGCTGAATCTATCGATTGGTTGGAGCAACATTTACAACAATACGAAGGTACAGTAATTGCTGTTACTCACGACCGTTATTTCCTTGATCATGTAGCAGGCTGGATTCTTGAATTAGACCGTGGTGAAGGTATTCCTTGGAAGGGTAACTACTCCAGCTGGCTGGAGCAGAAGACCAAGCGTATGGAAATGGAGGAAAAGACAGCCAGTAAGCGCCGTAAAACATTGGAACGTGAGTTGGATTGGGTACGCATGGCCCCTAAGGCACGTCAGGCAAAAGGAAAAGCACGTTTGAACTCTTACGATAAATTGATGAACGAAGACATCAAGGAGAAGGAAGAGAAACTGGAAATCTTCATTCCCAATGGTCCGCGTCTTGGTAATAAAGTTATCGAAGCGAAACATGTGGCTAAGGCCTATGGTGATAAGTTACTGTTCGATGATCTCAACTTCATGCTTCCCCCCAATGGTATCGTTGGTGTTATCGGTCCTAACGGTGCCGGTAAAACTACGCTGTTCCGTCTGATTATGGGATTGGAAACTGTAGATAAAGGTGAGTTTGAAGTAGGAGAGACCGTAAAGGTGGCTTATGTAGACCAGCAGCATAGTGATATTGATCCGAACAAGAGTGTTTATCAGATAATCTCCGGTGGTACGGAGCTGATTCGTATGGGCGGTCGCGATATTAATGCCCGTGCGTATCTTTCGCGTTTCAATTTCTCCGGTGGCGATCAGGAAAAACTCTGCGGCGTACTTTCCGGTGGTGAACGCAATCGCCTGCATCTTGCTATGGCATTGAAAGAGGAAGGCAACGTACTCTTGCTGGACGAACCTACCAATGACATAGATGTAAATACCCTTCGTGCTCTTGAAGAAGGTCTTGAAGATTTTGCCGGATGTGCTGTAATCATCAGTCACGACCGTTGGTTCCTCGATCGTATTTGTACTCACATTCTTGCGTTCGAAGGAGACTCCAATGTCTTCTATTTCGAAGGTTCTTATTCAGAATATGAGGAAAATAAACAGAAACGTTTAGGAAAAGAAGAACCTACCCGTGTTCGTTATAGAAAGCTGATGAATGACTGA
- the istA gene encoding IS21 family transposase, whose amino-acid sequence MTTKIANILQCYALGMGIKQISRSFELSRNTVRRYVRLFQECGIPIKELAAMPSARIQEMFSEGVGRNREPSQRQLELEALLPEYAARLSRRGVTVKTLYEEYRETHPDGYRHASFGNYLMRYRMVTHVVGHVEHYAGDQMYIDFAGDKLEVVDSESGECRSVEVFVAILPCSHYTYCEAVWSQSRQDLIKACENALHFYGGVPMAIVPDNLKSAVTRSDRNEPVINEEFAAFAEHYGCTVYPTRVRHPKDKALVENAVKLLYRSVYADIEGLVFHSLESLNAAISESLSAFNGRRMSGRPQSRREQFEQIESDCLRPLPAIRHQMKERRSATVMRNGYVTFRLHHYSVPKEYIGKRVEIVYDADTLEIYHGLRLVTTHQRDDTPYSYTTKDAHGLPGRHGSYEKDLEQIYERAGQTDNVLRLYLRKVAELKKYPPAAFRSCRGIMALEKTFGLERLVAASACATQLRLYGYQEIRRILERGDDADFLSKDDIDDEVPVTSIHKNIRGAAYFAQLKHLNRDNNGNK is encoded by the coding sequence ATGACAACAAAGATAGCAAACATCCTCCAATGTTACGCATTGGGGATGGGGATAAAGCAGATAAGCAGGAGCTTTGAGCTTTCCCGCAACACGGTGCGCAGATATGTGCGCCTGTTTCAAGAGTGTGGTATACCGATAAAGGAGTTGGCCGCCATGCCTTCCGCTCGCATCCAGGAAATGTTCTCTGAAGGTGTTGGCCGTAACAGGGAACCGTCACAACGCCAGCTTGAGCTTGAGGCACTCCTTCCTGAGTATGCTGCCCGGCTTAGCCGCCGAGGCGTAACAGTGAAAACCCTGTACGAAGAGTACCGCGAGACCCATCCTGACGGATACAGACATGCCAGTTTCGGCAACTATCTCATGCGTTACCGTATGGTGACACATGTCGTAGGCCATGTCGAGCATTATGCCGGAGACCAGATGTATATCGACTTCGCCGGTGACAAACTGGAAGTCGTTGACAGTGAAAGCGGTGAATGTCGCAGCGTTGAAGTGTTCGTGGCCATACTTCCGTGCAGCCACTATACCTATTGTGAGGCGGTCTGGTCCCAGTCAAGGCAGGACTTGATTAAGGCGTGTGAGAACGCGCTTCATTTTTACGGCGGGGTTCCGATGGCGATCGTACCAGACAACCTCAAATCGGCGGTAACCCGCAGCGACCGTAACGAGCCGGTAATCAACGAGGAGTTTGCGGCATTTGCCGAACACTACGGATGTACCGTATACCCCACACGGGTACGTCATCCAAAGGACAAGGCCTTGGTGGAGAATGCCGTGAAGCTGCTTTACCGATCCGTCTACGCTGACATCGAGGGTCTTGTATTCCACTCGCTGGAGTCTCTGAATGCGGCCATATCCGAATCGCTCTCGGCCTTCAACGGACGCAGGATGAGCGGGCGTCCCCAGTCCAGACGGGAACAGTTCGAGCAGATTGAGTCCGACTGCCTCCGCCCGCTTCCCGCCATACGCCATCAGATGAAAGAGCGACGCTCCGCAACAGTAATGCGTAACGGCTATGTCACCTTCAGGCTTCACCATTACAGCGTACCGAAAGAGTATATAGGCAAACGTGTCGAGATTGTCTATGATGCGGACACGCTGGAAATATATCATGGCCTGCGTCTGGTGACCACACACCAGCGCGATGACACGCCATACTCCTATACGACCAAGGATGCCCACGGACTGCCCGGACGTCATGGAAGTTATGAAAAGGATCTGGAACAGATTTACGAACGGGCCGGCCAGACAGATAACGTCCTGCGGCTGTATCTGCGCAAGGTGGCGGAACTCAAGAAGTATCCTCCCGCGGCGTTCCGTTCATGCAGAGGCATCATGGCGTTGGAGAAGACCTTCGGGCTGGAACGGTTGGTGGCGGCAAGCGCATGCGCCACGCAACTGCGCCTATACGGATATCAGGAGATAAGGCGGATCCTTGAACGCGGGGATGATGCAGACTTCCTGTCAAAAGACGACATCGACGATGAGGTCCCCGTAACATCTATCCACAAAAACATCCGCGGAGCAGCCTACTTCGCACAATTAAAACATTTAAATAGAGACAACAATGGAAACAAATAA
- a CDS encoding toprim domain-containing protein, translating into MTQEVLKLFRVVSLKKFSSENNEGKPFSIVATDKEPVFGYTAKQYVKVYRPHSEMRFLYAGDFGENYCFGLEQLPAKGDLLFITGGEKDVMSLTVHGFHAICFNSETVTIPVGIIHRLSFRFKHIVLLYDVDKAGLDSLAKQELALKNYGVKRLLLPLAGTKVEKDISDFFRLGNSREDLIKLFLDYLDTIYSETMSALKSCEVDFNNPPPVAQMVVSVNDVPLSTQGNILCITGGEGTGKSNYVTALIAGAIGQSDKNKDKVMDTLGVSVCENSKRKAILFYDTEQSEVQTYKNITNLLRRCGRETMPEYLKAYCLTGMSRKERLQAIIQSMDKFHYQFRGIHMVVIDGIADLIKGANDETESIAVVEELYRLAGIYNTCIVTILHFIPSGLKLRGHLGSELQRKAAAILSIEKDTDPSVSVVKALKVRDGSPLDVPIMQFAWDKDAGMHVYLGEKPKEEKEKRKEDELVAVARDIFGRQDFITYVDLAEQIQAILDVKERTAKSYIKFMREKEIIRKDPSNQSYYIIGNLKQAGL; encoded by the coding sequence ATCACGCAAGAGGTGCTGAAATTGTTCCGGGTGGTTTCGTTGAAGAAGTTCAGCAGCGAGAATAACGAAGGGAAACCGTTCAGCATTGTGGCGACGGATAAAGAACCGGTATTCGGATATACTGCAAAGCAATATGTGAAGGTGTACCGCCCGCACTCGGAGATGCGCTTTTTATATGCCGGGGATTTTGGGGAAAATTACTGCTTTGGGCTGGAACAGTTGCCTGCTAAGGGGGATTTGCTCTTTATTACGGGTGGTGAGAAGGACGTGATGAGCCTGACGGTTCACGGGTTTCATGCTATCTGCTTCAATTCGGAAACGGTGACTATTCCCGTGGGGATTATTCATAGGCTCTCTTTCCGGTTCAAACATATTGTCCTGCTCTATGATGTGGATAAAGCGGGGCTGGACAGTTTGGCAAAACAAGAACTGGCGTTGAAGAACTATGGGGTGAAACGATTGTTGCTGCCACTGGCGGGAACGAAGGTGGAAAAGGATATTTCGGACTTTTTCCGTTTGGGAAACAGCCGGGAGGATTTGATTAAACTATTTCTGGATTATCTGGATACAATATACAGCGAAACTATGTCTGCTCTGAAATCTTGTGAGGTGGATTTTAATAATCCGCCGCCCGTGGCACAAATGGTTGTGTCGGTGAATGATGTGCCGTTAAGCACGCAAGGGAATATCCTCTGTATTACCGGTGGTGAGGGAACCGGAAAAAGTAATTATGTGACGGCATTGATAGCCGGTGCCATCGGACAATCCGATAAGAATAAGGATAAGGTGATGGATACGTTGGGGGTGTCGGTTTGTGAAAACAGCAAGCGAAAGGCGATTCTGTTTTATGATACGGAACAGTCGGAGGTGCAGACGTACAAGAACATTACAAACCTTTTAAGGCGTTGCGGACGGGAAACGATGCCGGAATACCTGAAAGCGTATTGCCTGACGGGAATGAGCCGGAAAGAGCGTTTGCAGGCGATTATCCAAAGCATGGATAAGTTTCATTATCAGTTCCGGGGGATTCACATGGTGGTGATTGACGGGATTGCGGACTTGATAAAGGGTGCGAATGATGAAACGGAAAGTATTGCCGTGGTGGAGGAATTGTACCGGCTGGCGGGGATTTACAATACTTGTATCGTTACTATCCTGCATTTTATTCCTTCGGGGCTGAAGTTGCGCGGGCATCTGGGTAGTGAGTTGCAACGAAAGGCGGCGGCTATCCTCTCGATAGAGAAAGATACTGATCCGTCGGTGTCGGTGGTGAAGGCGCTGAAGGTGCGTGACGGTAGCCCGCTGGATGTGCCTATCATGCAGTTTGCATGGGATAAGGATGCCGGGATGCACGTGTATCTGGGGGAAAAGCCGAAAGAGGAAAAGGAGAAGCGGAAAGAGGATGAACTCGTGGCGGTGGCACGGGATATTTTCGGACGGCAGGACTTTATTACTTATGTGGATTTGGCGGAACAGATTCAAGCGATACTGGACGTGAAGGAACGCACGGCGAAAAGTTATATCAAGTTCATGCGGGAAAAGGAAATCATACGGAAAGACCCGTCGAACCAGAGTTATTATATCATCGGGAACTTAAAACAGGCGGGCTTATGA
- a CDS encoding RloB family protein has translation MAATKRKNINPRIERKITRISGVREVKQTFLIICEGVNTEPDYFNAFRLTSANVKAIGQGMGTLALVQKAINIKEQERQKGRTYNQNWVVFDKDDFPENDFNSAILLARQNGFEVAYSNQAFEFWFLLHFNLYQGALHRSRYEKMLSTLLGFAYTKKSGVSFKMFNALFPKQEQAINHAKTIMKQFDGNNPAQQESSTTVYLLVEELNRFI, from the coding sequence ATGGCGGCTACAAAAAGGAAAAATATAAATCCGCGTATCGAAAGAAAAATAACCCGTATCAGTGGTGTGCGTGAAGTGAAACAAACATTTCTGATTATTTGCGAAGGGGTTAATACTGAGCCGGACTATTTTAATGCTTTCCGCTTGACTTCTGCCAATGTGAAAGCTATCGGTCAAGGCATGGGAACATTAGCATTAGTACAGAAAGCTATCAATATAAAAGAGCAGGAAAGGCAAAAAGGAAGGACATACAATCAGAATTGGGTGGTCTTTGACAAAGATGATTTTCCAGAAAATGACTTTAACTCTGCTATACTATTAGCACGCCAAAATGGTTTTGAGGTGGCTTATAGTAATCAGGCCTTTGAATTTTGGTTCTTACTTCACTTTAATCTGTATCAAGGGGCTTTGCATCGTTCCAGATATGAAAAAATGTTGAGTACTTTGCTCGGATTTGCTTATACAAAGAAGTCGGGTGTAAGCTTTAAAATGTTTAATGCTTTATTCCCTAAACAAGAACAAGCTATTAATCATGCTAAAACTATCATGAAACAATTTGATGGGAATAACCCGGCACAACAAGAGTCTTCCACTACTGTTTATTTGTTGGTAGAAGAGTTAAACAGATTCATATAA